Proteins encoded within one genomic window of Canis lupus dingo isolate Sandy chromosome 28, ASM325472v2, whole genome shotgun sequence:
- the CCNJ gene encoding cyclin-J isoform X4, with protein sequence MYWWAIWCLFLVASSCNSFHVSTLTEEKEGKFEEKEDSVPKLEQLNSLGCMTNMNLVLTKQNLLHMELLLLETFQWNLCLPTAAHFIEYYLSEAVHETDLHDGWPMICLEKTKLYMAKYADYFLEVSLQDYAFLNYAPSLVAAACVASSRIILRLSPTWPTRLHRLTAYSWDFLVQCIERLLIAHDNDVKEANKQRGQAGSQPAQLSVLQSASQPSRPVHFQQPHYLHQTHHTSLQYRHPVAEQPSCQQIGSTTHTSSYTLQTCPAGFQTSVQGLGHVQTGVGMSLAIPVEVKPCLNVSYNRSYQINEHYPCITPCFER encoded by the exons gtaaatttgaagaaaaagaagatagcGTGCCTAAGCTGGAACAGCTCAACAGCCTGGGTTGTATGACTAATATGAATCTAGTATTAACAAAGCAAAATTTGCTACATATGGAACTGTTATTATTAGAAACCTTTCAGTGGAACCTCTGCCTTCCAACAGCTGCTCATTTCATTGAGTATTATCTCTCTGAAGCAGTACACGAAACAGATCTTCATGATGGCTGGCCGATGATTTGCTTGGAAAAAACGAAACTCTACATGGCCAAGTATGCAGATTATTTCCTGGAAGTATCTTTGCAAG ATTATGCCTTTCTAAATTATGCACCTTCTTTAGTAGCTGCTGCATGTGTGGCTTCTTCAAGGATTATACTTCGTCTTTCTCCAACGTGGCCCACAAGACTGCATCGTCTTACTGCTTACTCCTGGGACTTTTTAGTGCAGTGCATTGAACGGCTATTGAT CGCACATGATAACGATGTGAAAGAGGCCAACAAGCAGAGAGGACAGGCAGGGTCCCAGCCGGCGCAGCTGAGTGTGCTGCAGTCAGCCTCCCAACCCTCACGGCCGGTTCACTTTCAGCAGCCCCACTATCTCCATCAGACGCACCACACCTCCCTGCAGTACCGCCATCCTGTAGCAGAACAGCCGAGCTGCCAGCAGATTGGATCTACCACACACACCTCGTCTTACACACTACAGACGTGTCCTGCTGGCTTCCAAACTAGTGTTCAGGGCCTTGGGCATGTGCAGACTGGTGTTGGGATGTCACTGGCAATACCAGTAGAAGTGAAGCCCTGTCTGAATGTTTCTTACAACCGGAGTTATCAGATAAACGAACATTACCCTTGCATTACTCCATGCTTTGAAAGGTGA
- the LOC112672112 gene encoding 60S ribosomal protein L26 yields the protein MKFNPFVTSDRSKNRKRHFNAPSHIRRKIMSSPLSKELRQKYNVRSMPIRKDDEVQVVRGHYKGQQIGKVVQVYRKKYVIYIERVQREKANGTTVHVGIHPSKVVITRLKLDKDRKKILERKAKSRQVGKEKGKYKEETIEKMQE from the coding sequence ATGAAGTTCAATCCGTTTGTGACTTCTGACCGGAGCAAGAATCGTAAGCGGCATTTCAATGCGCCTTCCCACATTCGCAGGAAGATCATGTCTTCCCCGCTTTCCAAAGAGTTGAGGCAGAAGTACAACGTGCGGTCCATGCCCATCCGGAAGGATGACGAAGTGCAAGTTGTGCGGGGACACTACAAAGGTCAGCAAATCGGCAAAGTAGTCCAGGTTTACAGGAAGAAGTATGTCATCTACATTGAACGAGTACAGCGAGAGAAGGCAAATGGCACAACTGTCCACGTGGGCATTCACCCTAGCAAGGTGGTTATCACTAGACTAAAACTGGACAAAGACCGCAAAAAGATCCTTGAGCGTAAAGCCAAATCTCGCCaagtaggaaaggaaaagggcaaatataaggaagaaacCATTGAGAAGATGCAGGAGTAA